One Georgenia wutianyii DNA segment encodes these proteins:
- a CDS encoding ATP-dependent helicase — translation MTSTTIPSSEELLAALDDDQRAVAQHLTGPLCVLAGAGTGKTRAITYRIAHGVRSGAYNPTAVLAVTFTARAAGEMRSRLRDLGVGGVQARTFHAAALRQLSYFWPAAIGGGVPKVQEHKAPLVAEASSRLGLAVDRVSIRDLAAEIEWAKVSLVTAEDYVARAAAAGREGAPAGQDRATVARLLELYEDVKTERGVIDFEDVLLLTVGILEERADVAAEVRRQYRHFVVDEYQDVSPLQQRLLDLWLGERSELCVVGDVSQTIYSFTGASPRFLTDFSRRFPGAAVVRLVRDYRSTPQVVSLANQVLERAGRHRSSAAVHLQAQRPSGPAVRFEAFDDDVAEAAGVAAQIARLEKGGVPRHEIAVLYRTNGQAEAVEQALAQAGISYLVRGGERFFSRREVREAVVLLRGAARSAAGQPMPEAVRDVLGTVGWSADPPSARGAVRERWESLQALVALADDLAATRDADLPGLVAELEERAAVQHAPTVSGVTLASLHAAKGLEWDAVFLIGVSEGLLPISLAETEDAVAEERRLLYVGITRAREHLMLSYARARTVGGRASRKPSRFLDGLWPDGERGRRRPAARTSGRDRLAEVAASDPEGAELVGRLRAWRDQVATATGKPRHSVLHDTTLAAIAEARPKDLRQLGFLRGVGAAKLEAYGPAVLAIVRGEEVLVDPPGA, via the coding sequence ATGACGAGCACGACCATCCCCAGCAGCGAGGAGCTCCTCGCCGCCCTGGACGACGACCAGCGCGCCGTCGCCCAGCACCTCACCGGGCCGCTGTGCGTCCTGGCGGGCGCCGGCACGGGCAAGACCCGCGCGATCACCTACCGCATCGCCCACGGCGTGCGCTCCGGGGCCTACAACCCCACCGCGGTGCTCGCCGTGACGTTCACCGCCCGGGCGGCGGGGGAGATGCGCTCGCGGCTGCGCGACCTCGGCGTCGGCGGGGTGCAGGCCCGGACCTTCCACGCCGCCGCCCTGCGCCAGCTGTCCTACTTCTGGCCCGCGGCCATCGGCGGCGGGGTGCCCAAGGTGCAGGAGCACAAGGCGCCGCTCGTCGCCGAGGCGTCCTCCCGGCTCGGGCTGGCGGTCGACCGCGTGAGCATCCGCGACCTCGCCGCCGAGATCGAGTGGGCCAAGGTCAGTCTCGTCACCGCCGAGGACTACGTCGCGCGCGCCGCGGCCGCCGGACGCGAGGGTGCCCCGGCCGGGCAGGACCGCGCCACCGTCGCGCGGCTGCTCGAGCTCTACGAGGACGTCAAGACCGAGCGCGGCGTCATCGACTTCGAGGACGTCCTCCTCCTCACCGTCGGGATCCTCGAGGAGCGCGCCGACGTCGCGGCCGAGGTGCGCCGGCAGTACCGACACTTCGTCGTCGACGAGTACCAGGACGTCTCCCCGCTCCAGCAGCGCCTGCTGGACCTGTGGCTGGGGGAGCGCAGCGAGCTGTGCGTCGTCGGGGACGTGTCCCAGACGATCTACTCCTTCACCGGGGCGAGCCCGCGCTTCCTCACCGACTTCTCCCGCCGCTTCCCCGGCGCCGCCGTCGTGCGGCTCGTGCGCGACTACCGCTCCACCCCGCAGGTCGTCTCGCTCGCCAACCAGGTGCTCGAACGGGCCGGGCGCCACCGCTCGAGCGCGGCGGTCCACCTTCAGGCGCAGCGCCCCTCCGGCCCCGCCGTCCGGTTCGAGGCCTTCGACGACGACGTCGCCGAGGCGGCCGGGGTCGCCGCGCAGATCGCCCGGCTGGAGAAGGGCGGGGTGCCGCGCCACGAGATCGCCGTCCTCTACCGGACCAACGGGCAGGCCGAGGCGGTGGAGCAGGCGCTCGCGCAGGCCGGCATCTCCTACCTCGTGCGCGGTGGCGAGCGCTTCTTCTCCCGGCGGGAGGTGCGCGAGGCCGTCGTGCTGCTGCGTGGGGCGGCCCGCTCGGCGGCGGGCCAGCCGATGCCCGAGGCCGTGCGGGACGTCCTCGGCACCGTCGGCTGGTCCGCCGACCCGCCGTCGGCCCGCGGCGCCGTCCGGGAGCGGTGGGAGTCGCTGCAGGCGCTCGTCGCGCTCGCCGACGACCTCGCCGCGACCCGGGACGCGGACCTTCCCGGGCTCGTCGCCGAGCTCGAGGAGCGGGCCGCCGTCCAGCACGCCCCGACCGTCTCGGGCGTCACCCTCGCCTCCCTCCACGCGGCCAAGGGGCTGGAGTGGGACGCGGTGTTCCTCATCGGCGTGAGCGAGGGGCTGCTGCCCATCTCCCTCGCCGAGACGGAGGACGCCGTCGCCGAGGAGCGCCGGCTGCTGTACGTCGGGATCACCCGGGCGCGCGAGCACCTCATGCTCTCCTACGCCCGGGCGCGCACGGTCGGCGGGCGCGCCTCGCGCAAGCCGTCCCGCTTCCTCGACGGGCTGTGGCCCGACGGCGAGCGGGGCCGGCGCCGTCCCGCGGCCCGGACCTCGGGACGGGACCGGCTCGCCGAGGTCGCCGCGAGCGACCCCGAGGGCGCCGAGCTCGTCGGGCGGCTGCGTGCCTGGCGCGACCAGGTCGCCACGGCCACCGGCAAGCCGCGCCACAGCGTCCTGCACGACACCACGCTCGCGGCGATCGCCGAGGCCCGCCCCAAGGACCTGCGCCAGCTCGGCTTCCTTCGCGGCGTCGGGGCGGCGAAGCTCGAGGCGTACGGCCCGGCCGTGCTCGCGATCGTGCGCGGCGAGGAAGTCCTCGTCGACCCACCCGGAGCCTGA
- a CDS encoding ABC transporter ATP-binding protein, with protein MASITLDNVVKTYPDGFTAVKGVDLDIADGEFVILVGPSGCGKSTLLRMIVGLEDITDGELRIGDEVVNDKAPRDRDLAMVFQNYALYPHLTVYENIAFPLRLAKGQYTEEQIDERVRNASKLLELDEHLQRKPANLSGGQRQRVAMGRAIVRRAKAFLFDEPLSNLDAKLRGQMRTEIARLQRNLATTTVYVTHDQTEAMTLGDRVAVLRRGELQQVASPRGLYDQPVNLFVAGFIGSPPMNFLPGIVEGDVLRLPIAEVPLDDRLRAAVGDRDIVIVGIRPDSFEDADTLEPDRAGAGVHFEADVDVTEWLGEVLYAYIPFETHDAVRQQLEDLDRDLDGEGMRSQLIISLDSVSTVRAGDTAELWFDPTEMHVFDAQSGDNLTRDEERAATLEKDAREQRTRALERARKRAERESAAAAS; from the coding sequence ATGGCATCGATCACCCTCGACAACGTCGTCAAGACCTACCCGGACGGTTTCACCGCCGTCAAGGGGGTGGACCTCGACATCGCCGACGGCGAGTTCGTCATCCTCGTCGGGCCCTCCGGCTGCGGGAAGTCCACCCTGCTGCGGATGATCGTCGGGCTGGAGGACATCACCGACGGCGAGCTGCGCATCGGGGACGAGGTCGTCAACGACAAGGCGCCCCGCGACCGGGACCTCGCGATGGTCTTCCAGAACTACGCCCTGTACCCCCACCTCACGGTCTACGAGAACATCGCCTTCCCGCTGCGGCTGGCCAAGGGCCAGTACACCGAGGAGCAGATCGACGAGCGCGTGCGGAACGCCTCCAAGCTCCTCGAGCTGGACGAGCACCTGCAGCGCAAGCCCGCCAACCTCTCCGGCGGGCAGCGCCAGCGCGTGGCGATGGGCCGTGCGATCGTGCGGCGTGCCAAGGCGTTCCTCTTCGACGAGCCGCTGTCCAACCTCGACGCCAAGCTCCGCGGGCAGATGCGCACGGAGATCGCCCGGCTGCAGCGCAACCTCGCCACGACGACCGTGTACGTCACCCACGACCAGACCGAGGCGATGACCCTCGGGGACCGGGTGGCCGTGCTGCGCCGCGGCGAGCTGCAGCAGGTGGCCAGTCCTCGCGGGCTGTACGACCAGCCGGTCAACCTCTTCGTCGCCGGGTTCATCGGCTCCCCGCCGATGAACTTCCTGCCGGGCATCGTCGAGGGCGACGTCCTGCGCCTGCCCATCGCGGAGGTGCCCCTCGACGACCGGCTCCGCGCCGCCGTCGGGGACCGCGACATCGTCATCGTCGGCATCCGCCCCGACTCCTTCGAGGACGCCGACACCCTGGAGCCGGACCGCGCGGGCGCCGGTGTGCACTTCGAGGCGGACGTCGACGTCACCGAGTGGCTCGGGGAGGTCCTCTACGCCTACATCCCGTTCGAGACGCACGACGCCGTCCGCCAGCAGCTCGAGGACCTCGACCGGGACCTCGACGGCGAGGGGATGCGCTCCCAGCTCATCATCTCCCTGGACTCGGTGAGCACCGTGCGCGCGGGCGACACCGCCGAGCTGTGGTTCGACCCCACCGAGATGCACGTCTTCGACGCCCAGTCCGGGGACAACCTCACCCGCGACGAGGAGCGGGCCGCCACGCTCGAGAAGGACGCGCGCGAGCAGCGCACCCGGGCCCTCGAGCGGGCGCGCAAGCGCGCCGAGCGGGAGTCCGCCGCGGCCGCGTCCTGA
- a CDS encoding thiamine biosynthesis protein ThiF codes for MRLRPGSHVLWRREGTSQVHADPELAVVLDGLSVEEQRLLEGLGRETSESAVLARGRELGIRAPRVRELLTRLEACGALERDRDPAVGHHGLGAELDHWSRVAQRDARDVLTRRQEAVVAVLGLDRLGLLLASGLAAAGVGTLLTEDRARVRREDVGLGGYTLRDVGEQRGDRARGILRLTYPHVRTSAPPRTRPDLVVLVDHGVSDPVRLRPLVREDVTHLLVVVREVDVLVGPLVTPGGGPCGRCVELHRTDADDRWPALATQLLGAPDRGVEATSALLAAGTAVGEVLAHLDGRPVATSGTSLAVDARRPVPRTRQWPVHPECGCTGLAVVPGGAQPAPA; via the coding sequence ATGCGACTACGACCAGGCAGCCACGTGCTGTGGCGCCGCGAGGGCACGAGCCAGGTCCACGCGGACCCGGAGCTCGCCGTCGTCCTCGACGGGCTGAGCGTCGAGGAGCAGCGGCTCCTCGAGGGCCTGGGCCGGGAGACGAGCGAGAGCGCCGTCCTCGCCCGGGGCCGGGAGCTCGGGATCCGGGCGCCGCGGGTGCGCGAGCTGCTCACGCGGCTCGAGGCGTGCGGCGCCCTCGAGCGCGACCGAGACCCCGCCGTCGGCCACCACGGCCTGGGCGCCGAGCTCGACCACTGGTCGCGCGTCGCCCAGCGCGACGCGCGCGACGTCCTCACGCGCCGCCAGGAGGCGGTGGTCGCGGTGCTCGGGCTCGACCGCCTCGGGCTGCTCCTGGCGAGCGGGCTCGCGGCGGCGGGCGTCGGCACCCTGCTCACCGAGGACCGCGCCCGGGTGCGGCGCGAGGACGTCGGCCTCGGGGGCTACACCCTGCGCGACGTCGGGGAGCAGCGCGGCGACCGGGCACGGGGGATCCTGCGGCTCACCTACCCGCACGTGCGCACCTCCGCGCCGCCGCGCACCCGGCCCGACCTCGTCGTGCTCGTCGACCACGGCGTCAGCGACCCGGTCCGGCTGCGGCCGCTCGTGCGCGAGGACGTCACCCACCTGCTCGTCGTCGTCCGCGAGGTCGACGTCCTCGTCGGGCCGCTCGTCACGCCCGGGGGCGGACCGTGCGGGCGGTGCGTCGAGCTGCACCGCACCGACGCCGACGACCGCTGGCCGGCGCTGGCGACCCAGCTCCTCGGTGCCCCGGACCGCGGGGTCGAGGCGACGTCGGCGCTGCTCGCCGCCGGGACCGCGGTGGGCGAGGTCCTCGCCCACCTCGACGGGCGTCCCGTCGCGACGTCGGGCACGAGCCTGGCCGTCGACGCGCGCCGGCCGGTGCCCCGGACACGGCAGTGGCCGGTGCACCCGGAGTGCGGGTGCACCGGCCTCGCGGTGGTGCCGGGCGGTGCCCAGCCGGCCCCCGCGTGA
- a CDS encoding WhiB family transcriptional regulator: protein MQLTTLLDRLSQGSSQSWPLPEEAMALVLEESTALAPCQEAHDPDLWFAERQADVEFAKTLCRTCPVREACLAGALERAEPWGVWGGEVFIGGEVVATKRGRGRPRKHQPAA, encoded by the coding sequence GTGCAACTCACCACCCTTCTCGACCGCCTCAGCCAGGGGTCGTCACAGTCGTGGCCGCTCCCCGAGGAGGCGATGGCCCTCGTCCTGGAGGAGTCCACCGCGCTCGCCCCGTGCCAGGAGGCACACGACCCGGACCTGTGGTTCGCCGAGCGTCAGGCGGATGTCGAGTTCGCCAAGACGCTGTGCCGCACCTGCCCCGTGCGCGAGGCCTGCCTCGCCGGTGCCCTCGAGCGCGCGGAGCCGTGGGGCGTGTGGGGCGGCGAGGTGTTCATCGGCGGTGAGGTCGTGGCCACGAAGCGTGGTCGCGGTCGTCCCCGCAAGCACCAGCCGGCGGCCTGA
- a CDS encoding carbohydrate ABC transporter permease, which produces MSSNIPAAGPAAGQRPDGTTPRANGRRRSRRTSDRSRSEARLGWYLAGPAFVIMLLVTLYPILQALYDSLFSLRLTAPDETELIWFRNYQVVLGEPVFWRSLGVTALITVITVLIELILGFLLALVMHRAIQRLRGLIRTAILVPYGIITVVSAFAWLYAFDIDTGYVNHWFSWVPGITENLNWFAQAGTSLFVIIASEVWKTTPFISLLLLSGLAQVPGELEEAAKVDGATGWQVLRRVILPNMKAAIMVAVLFRALEAFRIFDNVYIMTRGANDTEVLSLLAYNTSIGRLEIGLGSAISVLLFLCVLIIAGVAVKGFKVDLAGTTGGK; this is translated from the coding sequence ATGAGCTCCAACATCCCCGCTGCCGGTCCGGCAGCCGGGCAGCGTCCCGACGGAACGACGCCGCGCGCGAACGGCCGTCGCCGCTCCCGGCGGACCTCGGACCGCTCGCGGTCGGAGGCCCGGCTCGGCTGGTACCTCGCCGGCCCGGCGTTCGTCATCATGCTGCTCGTCACGCTCTACCCGATCCTCCAGGCGCTGTACGACTCGCTGTTCAGCCTGCGGCTCACCGCCCCCGACGAGACCGAGCTCATCTGGTTCCGCAACTACCAGGTGGTGCTCGGCGAGCCGGTGTTCTGGCGCTCGCTCGGGGTCACCGCGCTCATCACCGTCATCACGGTGCTCATCGAGCTCATCCTCGGGTTCCTGCTCGCCCTCGTCATGCACCGCGCGATCCAGCGCCTGCGCGGGCTCATCCGCACGGCGATCCTCGTGCCGTACGGCATCATCACCGTCGTCTCCGCCTTCGCCTGGCTGTACGCCTTCGACATCGACACCGGTTACGTCAACCACTGGTTCAGCTGGGTCCCGGGAATCACCGAGAACCTCAACTGGTTCGCCCAGGCGGGCACCTCGCTGTTCGTCATCATCGCCTCGGAGGTCTGGAAGACCACCCCGTTCATCTCGCTGCTCCTCCTCTCCGGCCTGGCACAGGTGCCGGGAGAGCTCGAGGAGGCGGCCAAGGTCGACGGCGCGACCGGCTGGCAGGTGCTGCGCCGGGTGATCCTGCCGAACATGAAGGCGGCGATCATGGTCGCCGTGCTCTTCCGGGCGCTGGAGGCCTTCCGGATCTTCGACAACGTCTACATCATGACGCGCGGCGCGAACGACACCGAGGTGCTGTCCCTGCTCGCCTACAACACCTCGATCGGTCGCCTGGAGATCGGGCTCGGCTCGGCGATCTCCGTCCTGCTGTTCCTCTGCGTGCTCATCATCGCGGGGGTGGCCGTCAAGGGCTTCAAGGTGGATCTCGCCGGCACGACGGGAGGCAAGTGA
- the nudC gene encoding NAD(+) diphosphatase, translated as MVLAQLPLARTTVDADGAARARPDLLTELRRDDATRVVLVHRGLLGVAEDDGLSLLPVADVPDAAWTAEHVLYLGRQGTARYVALVLPEHLGQERDLDGAPVDTDAPLVSLAAGARFAHLRDVGDRLCDRDTGLATTAVALAAWHERNPRCPRCGEATEVVEAGWVRRCLVDHSLHYPRTDAAVIMAVVDAADRLLLGHAAHWPQRRYSTLAGYVEPGESLEAAVRREVAEETGVVVGDVRYVGSQPWPFPCSLMTAFRAQVAEGAGTDVVVDGVELTAARFFSREELGAAVAAGEVHLPTRTSIARALIEDWFGGPLPQPPA; from the coding sequence GTGGTCCTCGCCCAGCTGCCCCTCGCCCGCACGACCGTCGACGCCGACGGCGCGGCCCGCGCCCGTCCCGACCTGCTCACCGAGCTGCGTCGGGACGACGCCACCCGTGTCGTCCTCGTCCACCGAGGGCTCCTCGGCGTGGCGGAGGACGACGGGCTCTCGCTGCTCCCGGTCGCGGACGTGCCGGACGCGGCGTGGACCGCCGAGCACGTCCTCTACCTCGGCCGGCAGGGAACCGCGCGGTACGTCGCGCTCGTCCTGCCCGAGCACCTCGGCCAGGAGCGGGACCTCGACGGCGCACCCGTCGACACCGACGCGCCGCTCGTGAGCCTCGCCGCCGGCGCCCGCTTCGCCCACCTGCGTGACGTCGGGGACCGGCTCTGCGACCGGGACACCGGGCTGGCGACGACGGCGGTGGCGCTCGCGGCCTGGCACGAGCGCAACCCGCGCTGCCCACGGTGCGGGGAGGCGACGGAGGTCGTCGAGGCCGGCTGGGTCCGCCGGTGCCTCGTCGACCACTCGCTGCACTACCCGCGCACCGACGCCGCGGTGATCATGGCCGTGGTCGACGCCGCGGACCGGCTCCTCCTCGGGCACGCGGCGCACTGGCCGCAGCGGCGGTACTCCACGCTCGCCGGCTACGTCGAGCCCGGGGAGTCGCTCGAGGCCGCCGTGCGCCGGGAGGTCGCGGAGGAGACCGGCGTCGTCGTGGGCGACGTGCGGTACGTCGGCAGCCAGCCCTGGCCCTTCCCGTGCTCGCTCATGACGGCGTTCCGGGCGCAGGTCGCCGAGGGCGCAGGCACCGACGTCGTCGTGGACGGCGTCGAGCTCACCGCCGCCCGCTTCTTCAGTCGGGAGGAGCTCGGGGCGGCCGTGGCCGCCGGCGAGGTGCACCTGCCGACGCGCACGTCCATCGCCCGCGCCCTCATCGAGGACTGGTTCGGGGGCCCGCTCCCGCAGCCGCCCGCCTGA
- a CDS encoding carbohydrate ABC transporter permease, whose protein sequence is MRGLSAKQKVGWIAITLVVLVWSLFPVASILMTSFKTQAGLFSGTFLPEEWTWENYETILAPGGSAQDLFLPSLRNSIGISLIATFIAVVLATFCAYAIARLDFPGKRVILTTALAVSVFPVVSIVTPLFNLWRSIGLYDTWPGLIIPYLSLTLPISIWTLAAFFRQIPWELEQAAQVDGATAFQAFRKAVVPLAAPGVFTTAIIAFFIAWNDFVYGISLTSTSAARPVPAALSFFTGASQFEEPTGAISAAAIVVTVPVVIVVLLFQRRIVSGLTQGAVKG, encoded by the coding sequence ATGAGAGGGCTGTCCGCGAAGCAGAAGGTCGGGTGGATCGCCATCACGCTCGTCGTGCTCGTGTGGTCGCTCTTCCCGGTCGCCTCGATCCTCATGACGTCCTTCAAGACGCAGGCGGGGCTCTTCTCCGGCACGTTCCTCCCCGAGGAGTGGACCTGGGAGAACTACGAGACGATCCTCGCGCCGGGCGGCAGCGCCCAGGACCTGTTCCTCCCGTCGCTGCGCAACTCCATCGGCATCTCGCTCATCGCGACGTTCATCGCCGTCGTCCTCGCGACGTTCTGCGCCTACGCCATCGCCCGGCTCGACTTCCCCGGCAAGCGGGTCATCCTCACGACGGCACTGGCGGTCTCGGTCTTCCCGGTCGTCTCGATCGTCACGCCGCTGTTCAACCTCTGGCGCTCCATCGGCCTGTACGACACGTGGCCCGGCCTCATCATCCCCTACCTGTCCCTCACCCTGCCGATCTCGATCTGGACCCTCGCCGCGTTCTTCCGGCAGATCCCGTGGGAGCTCGAGCAGGCGGCGCAGGTGGACGGCGCCACCGCGTTCCAGGCCTTCCGCAAGGCGGTCGTCCCGCTCGCGGCGCCCGGCGTGTTCACCACGGCGATCATCGCGTTCTTCATCGCGTGGAACGACTTCGTCTACGGCATCTCGCTCACCTCGACCAGCGCCGCCCGTCCGGTCCCGGCGGCGCTGTCCTTCTTCACCGGCGCCTCGCAGTTCGAGGAGCCCACCGGCGCGATCTCGGCGGCGGCCATCGTCGTCACCGTGCCCGTCGTCATCGTCGTGCTGCTCTTCCAGCGGCGCATCGTGTCCGGCCTCACCCAAGGCGCAGTCAAGGGCTGA
- a CDS encoding macrolide 2'-phosphotransferase, giving the protein MARRSPLALAALATAAVPGLDVVATRSPQSTTADFQVTGVLDSGGRQWVVRCPLHPSAGAALEAEVVLLAALAPYVTSGALPFAVPEPAGFAALPEGGRAMVYRQLRGRPLDLERLGPGPGLAADLGRCLAALHELPASVVEDAGLPSYTAEEYRKRCLAEVDIAARTGHVPTLVLERWERALEDVALWRFRTTPVHGDLAEEHVLVLDGEVSAVISFSEAHVGDPAVDLAWLLASAPEDCLDAIEEAYALARPENADTYLLDRAQLVGELALARWLVHGVNTGNDAVVADATAMLADLAEQVRDAEPIGHREPVVVPGRPEDWAEATEDAEETDADEAGFDPNATAELPSLRADVAAPADAPAGDTQTAAEPEEDEEPEAAREPADEEPRARD; this is encoded by the coding sequence GTGGCACGCAGATCCCCCCTCGCTCTGGCGGCGCTCGCCACGGCGGCGGTGCCCGGGCTCGACGTCGTGGCGACCCGGTCGCCCCAGAGCACCACGGCCGACTTCCAGGTCACCGGGGTGCTCGACTCGGGCGGCCGGCAGTGGGTCGTGCGCTGCCCCCTGCACCCCTCCGCGGGTGCCGCCCTGGAGGCGGAGGTCGTGCTGCTCGCCGCCCTCGCCCCGTACGTGACCAGTGGCGCGCTGCCCTTCGCCGTGCCGGAGCCCGCGGGCTTCGCGGCCCTGCCCGAGGGCGGCCGAGCGATGGTCTACCGCCAGCTGCGCGGCCGGCCGCTCGACCTCGAGCGGCTCGGGCCGGGCCCCGGCCTCGCCGCGGACCTCGGCCGCTGCCTCGCCGCTCTCCACGAGCTGCCGGCGAGCGTCGTCGAGGACGCCGGCCTGCCGAGCTACACCGCCGAGGAGTACCGCAAGCGCTGCCTCGCCGAGGTCGACATCGCCGCCCGCACCGGGCACGTGCCCACCCTCGTGCTCGAGCGGTGGGAGCGGGCACTGGAGGACGTCGCGCTGTGGCGTTTCCGCACCACCCCCGTCCACGGTGACCTCGCCGAGGAGCACGTCCTCGTCCTGGACGGCGAGGTGAGCGCGGTCATCAGCTTCTCCGAGGCGCACGTCGGCGACCCGGCGGTCGACCTCGCGTGGCTGCTCGCCAGCGCCCCGGAGGACTGCCTCGACGCGATCGAGGAGGCCTACGCCCTCGCCCGGCCCGAGAACGCCGACACCTACCTGCTCGACCGTGCCCAGCTCGTCGGCGAGCTGGCCCTGGCCCGCTGGCTCGTGCACGGCGTCAACACCGGGAACGACGCCGTCGTCGCCGACGCCACCGCGATGCTCGCCGACCTCGCCGAGCAGGTGCGCGACGCCGAGCCGATCGGCCACCGCGAGCCCGTCGTCGTGCCCGGGCGGCCCGAGGACTGGGCCGAGGCCACCGAGGACGCCGAGGAGACGGACGCCGACGAGGCGGGCTTCGACCCGAACGCGACCGCCGAGCTCCCCTCGCTCCGGGCGGACGTCGCGGCCCCGGCCGACGCCCCCGCCGGCGACACGCAGACCGCCGCGGAGCCGGAGGAGGACGAGGAGCCGGAGGCGGCCCGCGAGCCGGCCGACGAGGAGCCCCGCGCCCGCGACTGA
- a CDS encoding extracellular solute-binding protein produces MVRRPRTTATALALALALGLGACAGESGPPVLTWYINPDDGGQEELAQICSEEADGKYVIETSLLPRDAASQREQLARRLAASDSSIDIMSLDPPFIPELAEAGFLAPVPEELQETEDVVQGAVDSATWADELVTVPFWANTQLLWYRKSVAEEAGLDLEQPVTWEQLIDTASDLDVRLGVQGAKAESLTVWINALIASAGGEVITNPEATAEEVEFALDSDAGRAAADVLRRIGQEGLAGSGFPTADENASMNVFRGDQGSFMVNWPFIWPALNASNPEIVEDIGWALYPRVDEDTDTAPPVGGINLGVSAFSEHIDDAYEAVGCIVRPEHQATYFVTNGNPPSSVSAYEDERVTEEFPMAETIRESLELAVPRPQTPYYNEVSIGLQETWYPPASVDPETTPGESADFISAVLRDERLL; encoded by the coding sequence ATCGTGCGACGACCGCGGACGACAGCCACGGCCCTGGCGCTCGCCCTGGCCCTGGGCCTCGGTGCCTGCGCCGGTGAGTCCGGGCCACCCGTGCTGACCTGGTACATCAACCCGGACGACGGTGGTCAGGAGGAGCTCGCGCAGATCTGCAGCGAGGAGGCGGACGGCAAGTACGTCATCGAGACCTCGCTGCTCCCCCGCGACGCCGCCTCCCAGCGCGAGCAGCTCGCCCGGCGCCTCGCGGCGTCGGACTCCTCGATCGACATCATGAGCCTCGACCCGCCGTTCATCCCCGAGCTCGCCGAGGCCGGGTTCCTCGCGCCGGTGCCGGAGGAGCTGCAGGAGACCGAGGACGTCGTCCAGGGCGCCGTCGACTCCGCCACCTGGGCCGACGAGCTCGTCACCGTGCCCTTCTGGGCCAACACCCAGCTGCTCTGGTACCGCAAGTCGGTGGCGGAGGAGGCCGGGCTCGACCTCGAGCAGCCGGTCACCTGGGAGCAGCTCATCGACACCGCGAGCGACCTCGACGTCCGCCTGGGGGTGCAGGGCGCCAAGGCCGAGTCGCTCACCGTCTGGATCAACGCCCTCATCGCCTCGGCCGGCGGTGAGGTCATCACCAACCCCGAGGCCACGGCCGAGGAGGTGGAGTTCGCGCTCGACTCCGACGCCGGGCGCGCCGCGGCCGACGTGCTCCGCAGGATCGGCCAGGAGGGCCTGGCGGGCTCCGGCTTCCCGACCGCCGACGAGAACGCCTCGATGAACGTCTTCCGGGGGGACCAGGGCTCCTTCATGGTCAACTGGCCCTTCATCTGGCCGGCCCTCAACGCCTCGAACCCGGAGATCGTCGAGGACATCGGGTGGGCGCTGTACCCGCGGGTGGACGAGGACACCGACACCGCTCCCCCCGTGGGCGGGATCAACCTCGGTGTCAGCGCGTTCAGCGAGCACATCGACGACGCCTACGAGGCCGTCGGGTGCATCGTCCGGCCAGAGCACCAGGCCACGTACTTCGTGACGAACGGCAACCCGCCCTCATCCGTCTCGGCGTACGAGGACGAGCGGGTGACCGAGGAGTTCCCGATGGCGGAGACCATCCGGGAGTCCCTCGAGCTGGCCGTCCCCCGTCCGCAGACGCCGTACTACAACGAGGTCTCCATCGGCCTGCAGGAGACGTGGTACCCGCCGGCCTCGGTCGACCCCGAGACCACACCGGGCGAGTCGGCCGACTTCATCAGCGCGGTCCTGCGAGACGAGAGGCTGCTATGA
- a CDS encoding ectoine synthase: MIVRSFHDLDDTEFDVRTPSWRSKRIILARDKAGFSVHETTLYAGTENEFWYANHIEAVMVIEGEGTITDLGTSETHELRPGTTYLLDEHDKHVVRPRTEIRTICVFNPPVTGREVHDENGVYPLLTEDD, encoded by the coding sequence ATGATCGTCCGCAGCTTCCACGACCTCGACGACACCGAGTTCGACGTCCGGACGCCGAGCTGGCGCTCCAAGCGCATCATCCTCGCGCGGGACAAGGCCGGGTTCTCGGTCCACGAGACCACCTTGTACGCCGGCACCGAGAACGAGTTCTGGTACGCCAACCACATCGAGGCCGTGATGGTCATCGAGGGCGAGGGGACGATCACCGACCTCGGCACGAGTGAGACGCACGAGCTGCGCCCGGGCACGACGTACCTGCTCGATGAGCACGACAAGCACGTCGTGCGCCCGCGGACCGAGATCCGCACGATCTGCGTCTTCAACCCCCCGGTCACCGGCCGCGAGGTCCACGACGAGAACGGCGTCTACCCCCTCCTCACCGAGGACGACTGA
- a CDS encoding mycoredoxin: MYTTSWCGYCRRLKKQLEGEGIGYREVNIEEHPEAAGFVEEVNGGNQTVPTVLFPDGSAATNPSLAEVRTRLG, encoded by the coding sequence ATGTACACGACCAGCTGGTGCGGCTACTGCCGCCGGCTGAAGAAGCAGCTCGAGGGCGAGGGCATCGGCTACCGCGAGGTGAACATCGAGGAGCACCCGGAGGCGGCGGGCTTCGTCGAGGAGGTCAACGGCGGCAACCAGACGGTGCCGACCGTGCTCTTCCCGGACGGCTCCGCGGCGACCAACCCCTCCCTCGCCGAGGTCCGCACCCGGCTGGGCTGA